The Xanthomonas indica sequence TGGTGGCGGTGAACAAGCCGGTCACCGACGAGTTCCTGCGCGGCATGGCGCGCGGCGTGCGCGTGCACGACCAGATGACCCTGCCGTGCCGCACCGCACGGATCGCCAAGTTCGGCTTCCGCATCGTGCTGGAGCAAGGGCTCAACCGGCAGATCCGGTTGATGGCGGCGGCGTTCGATTACCGTGTCACCCAGTTGCGCCGCGTGCGCATCGACAACATCAAGCTCGGCGCGCTGAAGCCGGGCCAGTGGCGCAATCTCACCGAGCAGGAACTGCGCGGCCTGCTGCCGCAGCGCCAGGAGTGGTAACCGCGTCTCAGTGTCCGCGGCCGGCCGCCGCCGCGCCGGCCAGGGCTGGCGTCCGCCACGGATTTGGCCATACTGCGCAACGCGAACCAACGCCGCCGCTGGGTACCCCGTGATCAAGCCCCGCAAGCCCGACAACGAAGCCGCACGCCTGCAGGCGCTGCATGCGCTGCAGATCCTCGATACCGAGCCGGAAGCGTCCTACGACGATCTGGTCGACATCGCCGCCAAGCTGTGCGGCACGCCCTCGGCGCTGATCTCGCTGGTGGACGACGAGCGGCAATGGCTGAAGGCGCAGCGCAACGTCTGCCTGTTGAGCAATGCGCGCGACGAGTCGTTCTGCGGGCACACCATCCTGACCCCGGAGCAGGTCATGATGGTCGCCGACGCCACCGCCGATGCGCGCTTCCAGAACAATCCCCTGGTCACCGAGGGTGGGGTGCGGTTCTACGCCGGCGCGCCGCTGCTGACCCGCGACGGCCTGCCGGTGGGCACCGTGTGCGTGCTCGACAATGAGCCGCGCACCCTCCAGCCCGGACAACTGGCGGCGCTGCAGGCGTTGTCGCGGCAGGTGATGCAACTGATCGAACTGCGCCGCACCAGCCATGCGCTGGCGCTGCAACTGCGCGAACGCGCCTGGTACGAGCAGCAGTTGCTGCAGTACCAGCAGTCGCTGGAATCGCTCAACGCCGAACTGCTGGAGCAGGCGCGCACCGATCCGCTGACCGGCCTGCTCAACCGCCGCGCCTTCGCCACCGCGCTGATGATCCACGCCGAGGCCGCGCAACTGGGCACCGCGCCGCTCAGCGTGGCGATCCTGGACCTGGATTACTTCAAGAGCGTCAACGACCTGCATGGCCACGACAAGGGCGACGAGGTGCTGCTGGCGCTGGCCGACATGCTGCGTGCGCGCATGCCGCCGGACAGCGTGGTGGCGCGCTACGGTGGCGGCGAGTTCGGGTTGTTGCTGCCCGGTCTGGACGCGGCACAGGCGATGCGCGCCTGCGAGCGCCTGCGCCAGGACACCAGCCTGCTGCAGTTGGGCGTTCCGCTGACCGCCAGCATCGGCGTGGCCACGTTGCAGGGCCGCGAGAGTGCCGAAGACCTGCTCAAGCGCGCCGACCACGGCCTGTTCCAGGCCAAGCGCGCCGGCCGCGATTGCGTGTCGCTGGCGGCGTAGGCACGCCACCTCGCGAACTCGGATGACGCAAGGCGCCTTCGCGCCGTACCCTCACCCCAACCCCTCTCCCGGGGGGGAGGGGCTATTTCCCGAGCATGCGGTGCCCTTCGCGTTGGGCGTGCGGCCATGCCGCACATGCACAGGACCGGGCCAATCCCGAATCCCCAATCCCCAATCCCGAAGTGAGCGCCGCCGCGCTCACTCCACCACGTTCTTCGCCTCGCAGGTCGCCAGCAGTTCCGGGTGCTGCACCGCGCGCGTGCGGGTCAGCAGCGGATGCAGGAACACCGCGCCCAGGATCACCGCCACGCCGAGATAGAACAGCCCGGTGAGCTGGCGTTGCTCGTCCAGCAGCACGATCGCGAACACGATCGCGTAGACCGGTTCCAGGTTGGTGACCAGTTGCACCGCGTAGGCGCTGAGCCGGCGCAGCGCGACCAGGGCCAGGGCGAACGGCAGCAGCGTGCACAGCAGCGCCAGCGCCAGCAGCAGCGCGGTGTCGTGCAGGCTGGGCAGCACCAGCAACGGTCCGCTCAGGGCCGGCAGCACGAACGGCAGCAATGGCGCCAGCGCGGTCAGGGTCAGGGTGCCGGCGCCCAGTTCCAGTGCGGTCACGGTCAGCGGATCGGCATGGTCGACCAGGCGCTTGTTGAGCGAGCCGAAGGCCGCCACCAGCAGCGCCGACACCGCCCCGACCGCCACGCCGGCGCGCATCCCGTGTGGCACCCCGCCGACCACCAGGGCCACGCCCGGCAGCACCGCCAGGCCGAAGGCCAGTTCGCTGGGGCGGAACGGCCGCTTCGCCACCCACGGTTCGATCACCGCGGTGAACACCGGCGCCAGCGCGATGCAGGTCGCCGCGACCGAGGCGTTGGCCAGCTTGATCGCGCCATAGAAGGTCAGCCAGTGCAGGCCGACCAGCGCGCCGACCACCGCGTAGCCGAGCGCCAGCTTCGGCGTCAGCGCCGCCAGTCCGCGCCATACCCGCGGCAGCAGGGCCAGCGCGGCCACCACCATCAGCATTCGCCACCACACCAGCGGCAGCGCGGGCAGGGTGATCAGCTTGCCGAGAATCGCGGTGATCCCCCACAGCAGGACACAGAAATGGATTTGCAGCTGGGCTTTGGTGGTGGGGTGCATCGGCATCGGCGTATTGTCGCGCAAAGCGCGGCGCGACGGTCGCCAATCGGCATGTGCGGGTCAGCCGTCCGCTGCCGGCGGTGACGCGGCCCGCGCCATCCTGCGCGCATAGGCGGCGGTGAGCGGCGGCACCAGCAACGCCGTCACCACCACCGACGTCGCCACCAATGCGGTCGCGGCGGGCGCGGTGGCGCGGAACTGCGGCGCCACCGCCGCCACCAGCGCCGGCGTGGCGACCGCCGCGCCGGCGGTGCTGGACGCGGCGAGGCCGGCGCTGCCGTTGCCGCCGGCCAGCCAGCGATCGGCCAGCAGCAGCGGGATCCCGGTCGCCACGATCACCAGCAGGCCCAGCGCAACCCCGGCCACGCCGGCGTGGGCGACCATGCGTAGGTCCAGCGTGTTGCCCAGGGCGAAGGCGAAGAACGGGATCAGCGCCGGCACCGCTCGCGCGAACAGGGCGCGCAGCGCCGGATCGAGATTGCCGAGCGCAAAACCGGCCAGCAGCGGCAGCACCGCGCCCAGCAGCAGGCGCGGCTCGAAGCTGGCGACGCCGGCAGTGCCGAGGATCAGCATGGTCATCAGTGGCCCGGATTCCAGCGACATCAGCGCCATCGCGCCGGCCTCGCCGCGGCGGCCGTACTGCTGCATCAGCGCGGCGAACAGGCCGGCATTGGTCATGTCCATCGCCGCGACCAGCGCCAGCACCGACATGCCGCTCCACATGCCGGCGACGATGCCGCCCGGCGGCAGCAGGCGCGCGGCGATCACCGCGGCGATCCACGCCACCGCGAGCTTGGTCAGCACCAGCACGCCGGAGGCACGCAGCACCCGGCCACCACTGCGCAGCCGGATCGAGGCGCCCAGGCAGAAGCACCACACCGCCAGGATCGGCACCAGCCCGCCGATCAGGCCCTGGGTGAACGAGCCGAACCAGGCGCCGGCCTGCGGCCACACGGTGTGGCAGAGGGCGCCGAGCAGCAGCGGCGCCAGCATCATGCCGCCGGGAAGACGTTCGAGCGTGCGCTTGATCCGCATCGAGGGGCTCCGCGTGTGGAAGCGCGGCCCATGGCCGCGGCCCGGCGATGGCGCCGGACGGGCGGTGTTGTACCGCAGCGCGGCGACCGCCAGGTGTCGACGGGTGCGCGCAGTCGGGACCCGGTTCAGGGGACTTGCGACCGACGCGTCGCCGGTCGCGCTTGCGCTGTGCCGCACGTCGTCTGCGTGCGGCCGAACGCGTCACGCCTTGGCGGCGGACTCCAGGATCTTCAGCAAGGCCATCGCCGCGGCTGGATTGCGTTCCTTGGCGGCGCTGATGAAGTAGACGAAGACCTCGCGCGGCGTGGTCTTGGCCACTGTCGCATCGGCGTGCGGCAGCGCCTGCGGATCCTCGCCGCGGCGCCAGGCCTGCGCGTGTGCGGCCCAGGCCTGCAGGTCCTTGGGCGGGTAGCCATGGGCGAGGTCGGCGCGGCTGCGCATCAGCCGCGCATAGACGAAGTCGGTGCTCAGGTCGGCGAAGGAGGGGAATTCGGGCGAATCGGTGAACACCGTGGCCACGCCGTGCCGGCGGGTCAGTTGCAGCAGTTCCGGGCCCACGCACGCCGGATCGCGCACTTCCAGCACGTGGCGCAGCCGGTGTCCGCCGGCCTTGCGCGGCAGCAGCTCCAGGAACGCGGCCAGATCGTCCAGGTCCAGGCGATGGCCGTGCTCGAACTGCCACAGCAGCGGGCCGAGGCGGTCGCCGAGGCTGGCGATGCCGCCGACGAAGTCCTCGATCTGCGTGCCGGCGCCGGCCAGCCGCCGCAGCGTGGTGATGCGCTTGGGCGCCTTGGCCGAGAACAGGAAGCCCGGCGGCGTCTCGTCGCGCCAGCGCGCATAGGTCTCCGGCTTCTGCGCGCCGTAGTAGGTGCCGTTGATCTCGATGCTGGTGACGTGGCGGCTGGCGTATTCCAGCTCGCGGCGCTGCACCAGGCCTTGCGGATAGAACATGCCGCCGCGCCACGGCGCATAGGTCCAGCCGCCGATGCCGACGCGGATGCCGTCCGGCGCGGCCGGGGCGGAGTCGAAGAGATCGTTCATGCGGGCGTGTCCGGCTGCAGGCGGGCGGCGATTGTGCCGCAGCGCGGCGTTGCGGGGTGTCGTCGCGGACGCCAGGGGCCTCGAGGCCCAGTGGGATGGTGTGCGCCCCGTGCCGTGCAGCATATGGGGGGACAGGCTTGCACGCGGGTGGGAGGTCGCCGTGGCGGCGTGCTGCTTGCGAGGTGGGCCGCAGCGTCGGTACCCGCCGGGACGGTACCCAGCGCTGCGTGGTGCCGCCACGGCGCGTCGTGGCACCGTCGCAAACGGCCTGACAGGCTCTACACTCGCCCGGGACGCGTGCGGCTGCGCGCGGCCTTGGTTCCCTTTCTTCAGGAGCGACGCAGTTGAAGAGCATCTCGATGGGCTGCGGCCTGTTGCTGGCAATGAGCGCCACCGTGCAGGCGCAGGCGCCTGCCCCCGCCGCGGCTCCCGTACCGGCCCCGGCCGCCTTGCCGCCGGGGCTGCAGGACCTGGACGCGCAAGTGGAGCGCGTGCGTAAGCAGTTCGACGTGCCGGGCATCGCCATCGCCATCGTCAAGGACGGGAAGGTGGTGCTGGAGCGCGGCTACGGCGTGCGCGAACTCGGCAAGCCGGAACCGGTGGACGCGCAGACCCTGTTCGCCATCGCCTCCAACACCAAGGCCTTCACCTCCGCGGCGCTGTCGATCCTGGCCGACGAAGGCAAGCTCAAGCTCGAGGATCGGGTGGTGGACCACCTGCCGTGGTTCCAGATGTCCGATGCCTACGTCACCCGCGAGATGCGCGTGCGAGACCTGCTCAGCCACCGCAGCGGCCTGAGCCTGGGGGCGGGCGACCTGCTGTTCTGGCCGGCCACCAGCTACAGCAACGAGGAGGTGGTGCGGCGCCTGGCCCACGTGCCGCTGAAGGGCGGCTTCCGCGACCGCTACGCCTACGACAACATCCTGTACGCGGTGGCGCAGAAGCTGATCGAGCAGGTCTCCGGGCAGAGCTACGCCGAGTTCGTGCGCCAGCGCATCTTCGTGCCGGTGGGCATGACCGGCGCGCGCATCAACAGCGACCACCTGCAGCCGGGCGATGAAGCCGCGGTCGGCCACGCCAAGTTCGACTTCCGCGAGCTGCGCACCGTGGCGCCGCTGACCTGGTCCAACAATTCCGGTGCCGGCGGCATCTACGCCAACGTGCACGACATGGCCAAGTGGATGCAGGTGCAGCTCGACGGCGGGCGCCTGCCGTCGGCCGACGGCCAGGCGCGGCAGTTGTTCAGCGCCCAGCGCCAGCAGGAGATGTGGCAGATGATCACGCCGATCGCGGTGTCCGAGCCGAGCGTGCCGGAGCTGCTGCCGGCCAAGCCGAACTTCGCCGGCTACGGCGAGGGCTGGAGCCTGAGCGACTACCGCGGCGCCAAGCTGGTCTGGCACACCGGCGGCTGGCCGGGCATGGTCTCGCGGCTGACCCTGGTGCCGGAGCGCAAGCTGGGCGTGATCGTGCTGACCAACCAGGAGGTCGGCGCCGCCTTCAACGCGATCACCCTGCGCGTGCTGGATGCCTACCTGGGCGCGCCGGCGACCGACTGGACCGCCGCCTACGCCAAGGCCGTGGCCAAGGCCGACGCCAACGCCGACGAGGACTGGGCCAAGCATGTGGCCGCGCGCGACGCCAAATCCACGCCGTCGCTGCCGCTGTCCGGCTATGCCGGCACCTACCGCGACCCGTGGTACGGCGACGTGGTGGTGCGCCAGCAGGGCAAGCGCCTGGAGCTGCAGTTCAGCAAGACCGCGCAACTGGTCGGCACCCTGGAGCACTGGCAGCACGACACCTTCATCGTGCGCTGGCGCGACCGCTCGCTCAACGCCGACGCCTTCGTCAACTTCGCGCTCACACCCGACGGCAAGGTGCGCGAGGCACGCATGCAGGCGATTTCGCCCTTGACCGATTTCAGCTTCGATTTCCAGGACCTGGTGCTGACGCCGGTGGAGTGACTGCTGGGAATCGGGAATGGGGAATAGGGAGTGGTAGGAGCGGCTTCAGCCGCGACCGGGCTTCCTCGGTGAAGCCCGTCGCGGCTGAAGCCGCTCCTACGAGGGGGGCGATAGAGGAGCCGCTGTTGCGAATCCCCAATCCCCACTCCCGGCGCTACCGCGTCGCGGCTGAAGCCGCTCCTGCAAGGGGAAGCGATGCGCACAGGCAGCCGCTTTTGCGATTCCCCATTCCCCACTCCCCATTCCCAGCGTCACGAAGCGTGACGCCCGATACGCTACCCTGACGCTCCTTTTTAGGCGTGACGTGGCGATGTTCCGCTGGTTCGAGTCCCTGATCGAGGTCTTTCCGAAGATCGAGACGCAGATGCCGCCGCGTGGCGTGGTGCGCTTCTATCTGCATTACCTGCGCCCGCTGTGGCCGTTGTTGCTGGCCACCTTGCTGGCCGGTCTGGCGCTGGCGCTGGTGGAAGTGGCGATGTTCGACTTCCTCGGCCGCATCGTCGACATGGTCGCCGAGCAGCCGGGTCCGGACTTCTTCCAGCGCCATGCCGGCGAGTTGCTGTGGATGGCCTTCATCGTGCTGGTGGCGCGGCCGCTGTTCGTGGCCCTGCACAACTTGCTGGTGAACCAGGCCATCGTGCCGGGCCTGAGCAACCGCGCGCGCTGGCTGATGCACAACTACGTGGTGCGGCAGAGCCTGGGCTTCTTCCAGAACGACTTCGCCGGGCGCATCGCCAACCGGGTGATGCAGACCGGCACCTCGCTGCGCGAGTCGGCGGTGCAGATGGTCGATGCGCTCTGGTACATCGTGGTCTACACCGGCAGCGCGCTGTACCTGTTCGCGCAGGCCGATCCCTGGCTGATGGCGCCGCTGCTGGTGTGGGTGCTGGCCTACGTGGCGCTGATGGTCTACTTCGTGCCGCGCATGAAGCACCGCGCCTGGATCGCCTCGGACGCGCGCTCCAAGGCGATGGGCCGCATCGTCGATGGCTACACCAACATCGCCACGCTCAAGCTGTTCTCGCATGCCGGGCGCGAGCAGGCCTACGTGCGCGAGGCGATCGACGAACTGGCGGTCAAGCACCGCGGGCAGACCCGCATGACCACGGCGATGGACAGCGCCATCGCCATCATCAACGGCTTCCTGATCGCGGTGACCTGCGGGCTGGCGCTGTGGCTGTGGAGCCGCGGCCAGATCAGCGTGGGCGCGATCACCCTGGCCACCGGCCTGGTGATCCGCATCCACAACATGTCCGGCTGGATCATGTGGACGGTCAACGGCATCTTCGAGGACATCGGCGCCGTGCAGGACGGCATGGAGACGATCGCGCAGCCAGCGCAGGTGCAGGACCGCGCCGACGCGGTGCCGCTGCGCGTGGAGCGCGGCGAGGTGCGCTTCGAGCACATCCACTTCCACTACGGCAAGCGCGGCGGGGTCATCGCCGGGCTCGACCTGCAGGTGCGCGCGGGCGAGAAGATCGGCCTGGTCGGGCCATCCGGCGCCGGCAAGTCGACCCTGGTCAACGTGCTGCTGCGGCTGTACGACCTGGAGCAGGGCCGCATCTTGATCGACGGGCAGGACATCGCCGGCGTCACCCAGGAGAGCCTGCGCCAGCAGATCGGCCTGGTCACCCAGGACACCTCGTTGCTGCATCGCTCGATCCGCGACAACCTGCTGTACGGCCGCCCCGATGCCAGCGAGGCGCAGCTGCGCGCGGCGGTGGCCAAGGCGCGCACCGACGAATTCATCGAACAGCTGCAGGACGGCGAGGGCCTGCGCGGCTACGACGCGCAGGTCGGCGAGCGCGGGGTCAAGCTGTCCGGCGGCCAGCGCCAACGCATCGCCATCGCCCGCGTGCTGCTCAAGGACGCACCGATCCTGATCCTGGACGAGGCCACCTCGGCGCTGGATTCGGAAGTGGAAGCGGCGATCCAGGACAGCCTGGACGAGCTGATGGCCGGCAAGACGGTGATCGCGATCGCCCACCGGCTCTCGACCATCGCACGGATGGACCGGCTGGTGGTGATGGACCGCGGCGCCATCGTCGAGACCGGCAGCCATGCCGAACTCGTTGCCCGCGGCGGCCTGTACGCGCGGCTGTGGGCGCGCCAGACCGGCGGCTTCGTCGCGGCGGATTAGGTTTGCACAACCAGGGCGTCGCACGATTCGCTGCCTGGCCGGCGGTCGGGCGGCGCCCGCGCGGGTCACCGCGGCGCGGCGCGGCGTCGGTTTCGGCGCCTGTGGCCCGGCAATGCGACAATGCCGGGCTTACCCAGATTCGCCAGACCATGTCCCGATTGCAGTTCCAACTCCACACCACCGACGGTGCCGCTCGCCGCGGCCGCCTGACCTTCCCGCGCGGAACGGTCGAGACGCCCGCGTTCATGCCGGTGGGCACCTACGGCTCGGTCAAGGGCGTGCTGCCCGAGCAGATCAAGGCGCTGGGCGCGCAGATCATCCTCGGCAACACCTTCCACCTGTACCTGCGCCCGGGCCTGGACGTGATCGGCGACCACGGCGGCCTGCACGGCTTCGCCCGCTGGGATGGGCCGATCCTGACCGATTCCGGCGGCTTCCAGGTGTTCTCGCTGGCGCACCGGCGCAAGATCAGCGAGCAGGGCGTGACCTTCGCCTCGCCCACCGACGGCGCCAAGGTGTTCCTGGGGCCGGAGGAGAGCATGAAGATCCAGCGGGTGCTCGATTCGGACATCGTGATGATCTTCGACGAGTGCACCCCGTACCCGGCCACCGAGGACGTGGCGCGGCGCTCGATGGAACTGAGCCTGCGCTGGGCGCAGCGCTCGCGCGACGCGCACGATGCGCTGGGCAACGACGCGGCGCTGTTCGGCATCGTCCAGGGCGGGGTGCATGCGGACCTGCGCAGCCGTTCGATCGACGGCCTGCAGGCGATCGGCTTCGACGGCTACGCGATCGGCGGCTTGGCGGTGGGCGAGCCGGAGCACGAGCGCAACGCCATGCTCGAGCACCTGCATCCGCGCCTGCCGGCCGACCGCCCGCGCTACCTGATGGGCGTGGGCCGGCCGGAGGACCTGGTCGAGGGCGTGGCCCGCGGCGTGGACATGTTCGACTGCGTGATGCCGACCCGCAACGCGCGCAACGGCCACTATTTCACCTCGTTCGGCACGGTGCGCATCCGCAACGCCAAGTACGAGCGCGACCTGGACCCGATCGAGCCGGGCTGCGGCTGCCATGCCTGCAGCAGCGGCTACACCCGCGCCTACCTGCGCCACCTGGACCGCTGCAACGAGATGCTGGCGCCGATGCTGGGCACCCTGCACAACCTCTGGTACTACCAGAAGCTCATGGCCGACATGCGCGCGGCGATCGCCGCGGGAACCTTTGCCCAGTTCCGGCGGTCCTTCTATGCGGCGCGCGGGGTCGAGGCCACGCCGCTCCCCTCGGAGCAAGGCTAAGCCCCTGTTTCCCCCGGAACAGGGGTTGGGGTGAGGGTCCGGGCGCAGCCTCGTCTCATGTCGACCGCACAAGGCTTCACCCATCCCCGATTCGCCGCCACGCGGCACCTTCCCCCAGGAAGGGGCCGTGGGCCGCGAAGGAAGCAGGGAGGGCGCCGCGGCCGTTCCGGGGGTTGGGGGAAGATCGTGGCATAATCGGCGGCTGCTTGCCGCCTCAAGGCAAACCAGCGGTCCGTGCCCCCAGGGCGGCGGGCTGCCCAAACCATAGGACACACCCGATGAATCCGCTCGATTTCCTGATTCCCGTCGCCCAGGCGCAGACCGCCGGCGGCACCGCGCCGGCCGGTGGCGGCCTGCAGATGTTCCTGCTGCCCATCATCCTGATCGCGGTGATGTATTTCGTGATGATCCGGCCGCAGATGAAGCGCCAGAAGGAGCACAAGTCGATGCTGGACAAGCTCGGCCGCGGCGACGAGGTCATCACCTCCGGCGGCGTGGCCGGCGTGGTCACCGACATCGGCGACAACTTCGTCACCATCGAAGTGGCCGACAACGTGCGCATCCGCGTGCAGAAGGGCGCCATCGGCAATGTCCTGCCGAAGGGC is a genomic window containing:
- a CDS encoding sensor domain-containing diguanylate cyclase, whose product is MIKPRKPDNEAARLQALHALQILDTEPEASYDDLVDIAAKLCGTPSALISLVDDERQWLKAQRNVCLLSNARDESFCGHTILTPEQVMMVADATADARFQNNPLVTEGGVRFYAGAPLLTRDGLPVGTVCVLDNEPRTLQPGQLAALQALSRQVMQLIELRRTSHALALQLRERAWYEQQLLQYQQSLESLNAELLEQARTDPLTGLLNRRAFATALMIHAEAAQLGTAPLSVAILDLDYFKSVNDLHGHDKGDEVLLALADMLRARMPPDSVVARYGGGEFGLLLPGLDAAQAMRACERLRQDTSLLQLGVPLTASIGVATLQGRESAEDLLKRADHGLFQAKRAGRDCVSLAA
- a CDS encoding DMT family transporter, which translates into the protein MPMHPTTKAQLQIHFCVLLWGITAILGKLITLPALPLVWWRMLMVVAALALLPRVWRGLAALTPKLALGYAVVGALVGLHWLTFYGAIKLANASVAATCIALAPVFTAVIEPWVAKRPFRPSELAFGLAVLPGVALVVGGVPHGMRAGVAVGAVSALLVAAFGSLNKRLVDHADPLTVTALELGAGTLTLTALAPLLPFVLPALSGPLLVLPSLHDTALLLALALLCTLLPFALALVALRRLSAYAVQLVTNLEPVYAIVFAIVLLDEQRQLTGLFYLGVAVILGAVFLHPLLTRTRAVQHPELLATCEAKNVVE
- a CDS encoding 2-keto-3-deoxygluconate permease, producing the protein MRIKRTLERLPGGMMLAPLLLGALCHTVWPQAGAWFGSFTQGLIGGLVPILAVWCFCLGASIRLRSGGRVLRASGVLVLTKLAVAWIAAVIAARLLPPGGIVAGMWSGMSVLALVAAMDMTNAGLFAALMQQYGRRGEAGAMALMSLESGPLMTMLILGTAGVASFEPRLLLGAVLPLLAGFALGNLDPALRALFARAVPALIPFFAFALGNTLDLRMVAHAGVAGVALGLLVIVATGIPLLLADRWLAGGNGSAGLAASSTAGAAVATPALVAAVAPQFRATAPAATALVATSVVVTALLVPPLTAAYARRMARAASPPAADG
- a CDS encoding DUF72 domain-containing protein, which gives rise to MNDLFDSAPAAPDGIRVGIGGWTYAPWRGGMFYPQGLVQRRELEYASRHVTSIEINGTYYGAQKPETYARWRDETPPGFLFSAKAPKRITTLRRLAGAGTQIEDFVGGIASLGDRLGPLLWQFEHGHRLDLDDLAAFLELLPRKAGGHRLRHVLEVRDPACVGPELLQLTRRHGVATVFTDSPEFPSFADLSTDFVYARLMRSRADLAHGYPPKDLQAWAAHAQAWRRGEDPQALPHADATVAKTTPREVFVYFISAAKERNPAAAMALLKILESAAKA
- a CDS encoding serine hydrolase; translation: MKSISMGCGLLLAMSATVQAQAPAPAAAPVPAPAALPPGLQDLDAQVERVRKQFDVPGIAIAIVKDGKVVLERGYGVRELGKPEPVDAQTLFAIASNTKAFTSAALSILADEGKLKLEDRVVDHLPWFQMSDAYVTREMRVRDLLSHRSGLSLGAGDLLFWPATSYSNEEVVRRLAHVPLKGGFRDRYAYDNILYAVAQKLIEQVSGQSYAEFVRQRIFVPVGMTGARINSDHLQPGDEAAVGHAKFDFRELRTVAPLTWSNNSGAGGIYANVHDMAKWMQVQLDGGRLPSADGQARQLFSAQRQQEMWQMITPIAVSEPSVPELLPAKPNFAGYGEGWSLSDYRGAKLVWHTGGWPGMVSRLTLVPERKLGVIVLTNQEVGAAFNAITLRVLDAYLGAPATDWTAAYAKAVAKADANADEDWAKHVAARDAKSTPSLPLSGYAGTYRDPWYGDVVVRQQGKRLELQFSKTAQLVGTLEHWQHDTFIVRWRDRSLNADAFVNFALTPDGKVREARMQAISPLTDFSFDFQDLVLTPVE
- a CDS encoding ABC transporter ATP-binding protein produces the protein MFRWFESLIEVFPKIETQMPPRGVVRFYLHYLRPLWPLLLATLLAGLALALVEVAMFDFLGRIVDMVAEQPGPDFFQRHAGELLWMAFIVLVARPLFVALHNLLVNQAIVPGLSNRARWLMHNYVVRQSLGFFQNDFAGRIANRVMQTGTSLRESAVQMVDALWYIVVYTGSALYLFAQADPWLMAPLLVWVLAYVALMVYFVPRMKHRAWIASDARSKAMGRIVDGYTNIATLKLFSHAGREQAYVREAIDELAVKHRGQTRMTTAMDSAIAIINGFLIAVTCGLALWLWSRGQISVGAITLATGLVIRIHNMSGWIMWTVNGIFEDIGAVQDGMETIAQPAQVQDRADAVPLRVERGEVRFEHIHFHYGKRGGVIAGLDLQVRAGEKIGLVGPSGAGKSTLVNVLLRLYDLEQGRILIDGQDIAGVTQESLRQQIGLVTQDTSLLHRSIRDNLLYGRPDASEAQLRAAVAKARTDEFIEQLQDGEGLRGYDAQVGERGVKLSGGQRQRIAIARVLLKDAPILILDEATSALDSEVEAAIQDSLDELMAGKTVIAIAHRLSTIARMDRLVVMDRGAIVETGSHAELVARGGLYARLWARQTGGFVAAD
- the tgt gene encoding tRNA guanosine(34) transglycosylase Tgt; protein product: MSRLQFQLHTTDGAARRGRLTFPRGTVETPAFMPVGTYGSVKGVLPEQIKALGAQIILGNTFHLYLRPGLDVIGDHGGLHGFARWDGPILTDSGGFQVFSLAHRRKISEQGVTFASPTDGAKVFLGPEESMKIQRVLDSDIVMIFDECTPYPATEDVARRSMELSLRWAQRSRDAHDALGNDAALFGIVQGGVHADLRSRSIDGLQAIGFDGYAIGGLAVGEPEHERNAMLEHLHPRLPADRPRYLMGVGRPEDLVEGVARGVDMFDCVMPTRNARNGHYFTSFGTVRIRNAKYERDLDPIEPGCGCHACSSGYTRAYLRHLDRCNEMLAPMLGTLHNLWYYQKLMADMRAAIAAGTFAQFRRSFYAARGVEATPLPSEQG
- the yajC gene encoding preprotein translocase subunit YajC; translation: MNPLDFLIPVAQAQTAGGTAPAGGGLQMFLLPIILIAVMYFVMIRPQMKRQKEHKSMLDKLGRGDEVITSGGVAGVVTDIGDNFVTIEVADNVRIRVQKGAIGNVLPKGTLKSA